CTCTTCGGCCAACCAGGTCGAGGCTGCCGATGTGCTGCGCGAAAAGGGACTGCGCCGGGTGGGCCCCTATCGGGTTACCCGGACCATGGGCAGTACGGTCTCGGCCTGTCTGGCGACACCATTTGCCATCAAGGGGGTCAATTATTCGATCTCCTCGGCCTGCGCCACCTCGGCACACTGTATCGGCGCCGCCATGGAGCAGATTCAACTCGGCAAGCAGGACATCGTCTTTGCCGGGGGTGGCGAAGAAGAACACTGGACCCTGTCCAGCCTGTTTGATGCCATGGGTGCGCTCTCGACCGGCTTCAATGATGCACCAGAGCGTGCCTCACGTCCCTATGACAGCAACCGTGACGGCTTCGTGATTGCCGGCGGCGGCGCTATGCTGGTCATGGAGGAACTTGAGCATGCCCGTGCCCGCGGCGCAAAAATTTACGCCGAACTGATTGGCTATGGCGCCAACTCGGATGGTTACGACATGGTCGCGCCCTCCGGCGAAGGCGGGGCCCGTTGCATGCGCCAGGCGCTGGCCAACGTGCAGGAACCGATCGACTATATCAATACTCACGGCACCTCGACCTCGGTCGGAGACATCAGTGAACTCCGCGGTCTGCGTGACGTCTTCGGCGACAACGTCCCCCCGCTCTCGTCGACCAAGTCTCTGACCGGGCACTCGCTGGGAGCGACCGGCGCCCAGGAGGCCATTTATACGCTACTGATGATGCAACAGGGCTTTATCTGCGCGTCGGCCAATCT
This DNA window, taken from Kushneria phosphatilytica, encodes the following:
- the fabB gene encoding beta-ketoacyl-ACP synthase I; translated protein: MRRVVVTGLGIVSCLGNDQHQVLSSLKEGRSGIRFREEYVERGMRSHVAGTVDIDLDALVDRKQRRFMGDAAAYAHVSMQQAIEDAGLEPHDISNTRTGLIAGSGGASSANQVEAADVLREKGLRRVGPYRVTRTMGSTVSACLATPFAIKGVNYSISSACATSAHCIGAAMEQIQLGKQDIVFAGGGEEEHWTLSSLFDAMGALSTGFNDAPERASRPYDSNRDGFVIAGGGAMLVMEELEHARARGAKIYAELIGYGANSDGYDMVAPSGEGGARCMRQALANVQEPIDYINTHGTSTSVGDISELRGLRDVFGDNVPPLSSTKSLTGHSLGATGAQEAIYTLLMMQQGFICASANLEEIDPAAEGFDIVRQRRDNVTLNRALSNSFGFGGTNACLVFSRMTD